Proteins encoded within one genomic window of Aspergillus nidulans FGSC A4 chromosome VII:
- a CDS encoding uncharacterized protein (transcript_id=CADANIAT00008264) — protein MKQTLFSLIFIPLLAPALALVAPKLPTGLGLEKRQTQCSMLPCDENTAILCSLLNCGTCEGGVCTGTATGGSEADSGSAISDLTASLGSTSSLGLTSSGAVPSTLPINLSALTGSSVSAGGASINSINSTSLTSSTSSMPIDLTGFAGSAGSTASTGSTDSTVVNGAAGAVDST, from the exons ATGAAGCAAACCCTATTCTcgctcatcttcatcccgcTCCTCGCACCAGCCCTAGCCCTAGTCGCGCCGAAACTTCCAActggtcttggtcttgagAAGCGGCAGACT CAGTGCTCCATGCTTCCCTGCGACGAAAACACAGCGATCCTCTGCAGTCTCCTAAATTGCGGGACTTGTGAG GGCGGAGTCTGTACGGGCACCGCAACTGGTGGTTCTGAGGCTGATTCTGGCTCAGCCATCTCTGACTTGACTGCATCTCTTGGTTCAACTAGCTCTCTTGGCCTGACCAGTTCTGGTGCTGttccttccactcttcctATTAACTTATCCGCTTTGACTGGCTCGAGTGTCTCCGCCGGAGGTGCTTCTATCAACTCAATCAACTCCACGTCTTTGACTAGCTCGACTTCCTCTATGCCAATTGATTTGACAGGCTTTGCTGGTTCGGCTGGTTCCACTGCTTCTACTGGTTCAACTGACTCTACT